One window from the genome of Deltaproteobacteria bacterium encodes:
- a CDS encoding GAF domain-containing sensor histidine kinase: MTRFWVELGIACVGGVLVISAVAVRWAGVRQWWRRRQQRDGYDLRDVVARLLAELTSTHDRRQLYTILLKFFTKLVGTENAALLVRNGDPTRLLVRETLGVKPGSFQVGDVSPYIAWLRRHRQAVTRRALVDDPAYGEIKPIGLHFYVQFHAEACVPCFLGEDLIAILVLGPRAHAQDYDHELCHLLDLLAGQCAVAIHNAHLFEDLTRQHITLQQMGELKSHLLANLSHELRTPLSSVIGLSEVLLEDDVALAPAEQRQYLKMIHESGKRLLATVTALMDLAKLENDRTTLDIRRVNVARLVNEVSAGLKPSPATQMQVNVGDQLPPVYGDPQWIRCVLQHLLDNAVKFTPQGRVWVEAERHGDMLKVGVHDTGIGIPKDQQLAVLAGFTQGSNGHARTHEGTGVGLAIARKVVQIHGGRMWLHSEPGRGSHVYFTLPLKPTSVAGC, translated from the coding sequence ATGACTCGCTTTTGGGTTGAGTTGGGCATCGCCTGTGTGGGTGGCGTGTTGGTGATCAGTGCGGTGGCCGTGCGGTGGGCCGGCGTGCGGCAATGGTGGCGGCGTCGCCAACAGCGGGATGGTTACGATCTGCGCGACGTTGTTGCGCGACTGTTGGCGGAGCTCACGTCGACGCACGATCGTCGGCAACTCTATACCATCCTTCTCAAGTTCTTTACGAAGCTCGTCGGGACCGAAAACGCCGCACTGTTGGTCCGCAACGGCGATCCGACGCGCTTGTTGGTCCGCGAGACGCTCGGCGTGAAGCCGGGGTCATTTCAAGTCGGAGACGTCAGTCCGTATATCGCCTGGCTGCGGCGCCATCGCCAAGCCGTCACCCGGCGCGCCTTGGTCGATGATCCGGCGTATGGAGAAATCAAGCCGATCGGGCTCCACTTCTATGTCCAGTTCCATGCCGAGGCCTGTGTGCCATGTTTCCTCGGCGAGGATCTGATCGCGATCCTCGTGCTGGGACCGCGCGCGCACGCGCAAGATTACGACCACGAGCTGTGTCATTTGCTCGATCTGCTGGCCGGACAGTGTGCGGTGGCGATCCACAACGCTCACCTCTTCGAAGATCTGACGCGCCAACACATCACGCTCCAACAGATGGGCGAACTCAAGTCGCATCTGCTGGCCAATCTCTCCCACGAATTGCGAACGCCGCTTTCCAGTGTCATCGGTCTTTCGGAAGTCCTGCTCGAAGACGACGTGGCGTTAGCGCCGGCGGAGCAGCGGCAGTACTTGAAAATGATTCACGAGTCCGGGAAACGGTTGTTGGCCACCGTGACGGCGCTGATGGATTTGGCGAAGCTGGAGAACGACCGCACGACGCTCGATATTCGGCGGGTCAATGTGGCGCGTTTAGTGAACGAGGTCTCGGCGGGACTGAAACCGAGCCCGGCCACGCAGATGCAGGTCAACGTTGGCGACCAGCTACCGCCGGTCTACGGCGACCCGCAATGGATTCGCTGCGTGTTGCAACATCTGTTGGATAACGCCGTCAAATTTACGCCGCAGGGTCGAGTCTGGGTCGAGGCGGAGCGGCATGGAGATATGTTGAAAGTCGGCGTGCACGACACTGGCATCGGCATCCCGAAGGACCAACAGTTGGCAGTGTTGGCCGGCTTCACCCAGGGAAGCAACGGCCACGCGCGCACGCACGAAGGGACCGGGGTCGGTCTCGCGATCGCGCGCAAAGTGGTCCAGATCCACGGCGGCCGGATGTGGCTCCACAGCGAACCGGGGCGGGGGAGCCATGTGTACTTCACGTTACCGCTAAAACCGACCTCCGTGGCCGGTTGTTAA
- a CDS encoding adenylosuccinate synthase — MNTAVIVGAQWGDEGKGKIVDLLTPQADVVVRFQGGANAGHTLLVGERKVVLHLIPSGILHPTVECLIGNGVVLDPAACLEEIGRCDALVGKVQGRLWISEQAHVVLPHHREIDTLRERLAGERKIGTTGRGIGPTYEAKAARRGLRCAELIDPDQLAKRLREILPDLNATIEKLLGGVAPGIEATIESYRQFGHRLRPFITDTAARLHSALRAGKRVLFEGAQGTALDLDHGTYPYVTSSTTVAAGACSGSGVGPTAIRQVIGVAKAYSTRVGSGPFPTELTDDVGVHLQQRGAEFGATTGRVRRCGWIDLVALRHAVRVNGLTGLALSKVDVLEGLESVKMAVAYQLHGHQIQTVPARVDHLARVQPIYEEVPGWTGSCHGAQSRADLPPPLQHYLERLETLIEVPIVLLSFGPEREEHLVLRPLFE; from the coding sequence ATGAACACCGCAGTCATTGTCGGGGCACAGTGGGGCGATGAGGGGAAGGGGAAGATCGTTGATCTCCTCACGCCGCAAGCCGATGTCGTCGTTCGCTTTCAAGGGGGTGCGAATGCGGGCCATACGCTGTTGGTCGGTGAACGAAAAGTCGTGCTCCATCTCATCCCGTCCGGGATCTTGCACCCAACCGTGGAATGTCTGATTGGGAACGGCGTGGTGCTCGATCCCGCGGCTTGTTTGGAAGAGATCGGCCGCTGCGATGCGCTGGTCGGCAAGGTGCAGGGGCGGTTGTGGATTAGCGAACAGGCGCATGTGGTGTTGCCGCACCACCGCGAGATCGACACGTTGCGGGAACGGTTGGCGGGAGAGCGAAAAATCGGCACCACCGGCCGTGGCATTGGGCCGACGTATGAAGCGAAAGCGGCGCGGCGGGGTTTGCGTTGCGCGGAACTGATCGATCCTGATCAGCTCGCGAAACGGCTGCGCGAGATCCTCCCCGACTTGAACGCCACGATCGAAAAACTTTTGGGCGGCGTGGCGCCCGGCATTGAGGCCACCATTGAAAGTTACCGTCAATTCGGTCACCGCCTCCGGCCGTTTATCACGGACACTGCGGCTCGTTTGCACAGCGCCCTGCGCGCCGGCAAACGCGTCCTCTTCGAGGGCGCGCAGGGGACGGCGTTGGATCTCGATCATGGGACCTATCCGTATGTCACATCGTCCACGACAGTGGCCGCCGGGGCTTGTAGCGGGAGCGGCGTAGGACCCACCGCGATTCGCCAAGTCATCGGCGTCGCGAAGGCCTACTCGACGCGCGTTGGCAGCGGCCCGTTTCCGACTGAACTCACCGACGATGTCGGCGTACACTTGCAACAGCGCGGAGCCGAATTCGGGGCCACGACCGGACGCGTGCGGCGCTGCGGCTGGATCGACTTGGTGGCGTTGCGCCACGCCGTGCGCGTGAACGGGCTCACCGGCTTGGCGCTCTCGAAAGTCGATGTGTTGGAAGGACTCGAGTCCGTCAAGATGGCGGTGGCGTACCAACTCCATGGACACCAGATCCAAACCGTGCCGGCCCGCGTTGACCACTTGGCGCGGGTGCAGCCGATCTATGAAGAGGTCCCGGGATGGACCGGAAGTTGCCACGGGGCGCAGTCGCGTGCCGATCTCCCCCCGCCGCTGCAACATTACCTCGAACGACTCGAAACGCTGATCGAAGTGCCCATCGTGTTGCTCTCGTTCGGTCCGGAGCGCGAGGAACATCTCGTCTTGCGTCCGCTGTTTGAGTAA
- the argF gene encoding ornithine carbamoyltransferase, whose protein sequence is MVRHFLTIEDLNASELHAVLDRAAALKTARRAGKNDPTLRGKSLAMIFEKPSTRTRVSFEVAMYELGGHALHLTSQASQLGRGETYADTARVLSRFVHGITIRTFEQVRAEELAAAATVPVINALSDLSHPCQILADLLTIQETRGHLNDLKVAYVGDGNNVANSWIEAAIVLQFQLAIATPPGFEPAASLRSRVQQQGLRHVQIGHDAIAAVRDAHAINTDTWVSMGQEGAGEIAKKQAFTPFQVNAALLRHAAPDAIALHCLPAHRGEEITDDVMDGPQSRILDQAENRLHAQKALLEMLLR, encoded by the coding sequence ATGGTCCGTCATTTTTTGACCATTGAAGACCTGAATGCGAGCGAACTGCATGCCGTGCTCGATCGCGCAGCGGCGCTGAAGACCGCGCGACGCGCGGGAAAGAACGATCCGACGTTGCGAGGCAAATCGTTGGCGATGATCTTCGAAAAACCATCCACGCGGACGCGCGTGTCCTTTGAAGTCGCGATGTATGAATTAGGCGGCCATGCGCTCCACTTGACGAGCCAAGCCTCGCAGTTGGGACGCGGCGAGACCTATGCCGACACCGCGCGCGTGCTGTCGCGCTTCGTCCACGGGATCACCATCCGCACGTTTGAACAAGTGCGGGCGGAAGAACTGGCCGCTGCGGCCACGGTCCCAGTCATCAATGCGCTCAGCGATCTCTCGCATCCCTGCCAAATCTTGGCGGACTTGCTGACGATCCAAGAAACGCGCGGCCATCTGAACGATCTCAAAGTCGCATATGTCGGCGATGGGAATAACGTAGCGAACAGCTGGATCGAGGCCGCGATCGTGTTGCAATTTCAACTCGCGATTGCCACGCCGCCGGGATTCGAGCCGGCGGCATCATTGCGGAGTCGAGTGCAACAGCAGGGACTGCGACATGTCCAGATCGGGCACGACGCGATCGCGGCCGTCCGCGACGCCCATGCGATTAACACCGACACCTGGGTCAGCATGGGCCAAGAGGGGGCCGGTGAAATCGCGAAGAAACAGGCATTCACCCCGTTTCAAGTCAACGCCGCGCTGCTGCGCCATGCTGCGCCGGACGCGATCGCGCTGCACTGCCTACCCGCCCACCGCGGCGAAGAGATCACCGATGACGTGATGGACGGCCCCCAATCGCGCATTCTGGACCAGGCCGAGAATCGGCTGCACGCGCAGAAGGCGTTATTGGAGATGTTGTTGCGATGA
- the hslU gene encoding ATP-dependent protease ATPase subunit HslU has translation MSANFTPREIVSELDRYIIGQADAKRAVSIAMRNRWRRQHVESSLRDEIAPKNIIMIGPTGVGKTEIARRLARLAGAPFIKVEATKFTEVGYVGKDVESMIRELADLAVKMVREEETAKVRVRAAEHAEEQVIELLLNGRGPQLARQAGASAEASNTELAATLRTLLRQGKLDDEMVELPTAAPSGMPPQVEVLTPGGFEDMGLQLKEMFSQFMPQGRKPRRVQVPEALRMLTEDEAGKLIDMDGVRQRAVELTEQQGIIFLDEIDKIANAGQRSGGPDVSREGVQRDILPIVEGSTVMTKHGIVRTDHILFVAAGAFHVSKPSDLIPELQGRFPIRVELLALTRSDFSRILSEPENSLVRQYEALLATEGVRLHFAPDGLDAICDIAVLINEQTENIGARRLHTVMERVLEEISFVAPERGGQEFIVDRKYVETRLAEVVKNRDLSRYVL, from the coding sequence GTGAGCGCGAATTTTACGCCGCGCGAGATTGTCTCGGAACTTGATCGCTACATCATCGGTCAGGCCGACGCGAAGCGTGCCGTGTCGATCGCGATGCGCAACCGTTGGCGGCGGCAACACGTCGAATCCAGCTTGCGTGACGAGATCGCGCCGAAAAACATCATCATGATCGGGCCAACTGGGGTCGGGAAGACCGAGATCGCGCGGCGTCTGGCGCGATTGGCCGGCGCCCCCTTCATTAAAGTTGAAGCCACGAAATTCACCGAAGTGGGATACGTCGGCAAAGACGTGGAATCGATGATCCGCGAGCTGGCGGACTTGGCGGTGAAGATGGTCCGCGAGGAAGAGACCGCCAAGGTGCGCGTCCGCGCGGCCGAACACGCGGAAGAACAAGTGATCGAATTGCTGTTGAACGGGCGTGGGCCGCAATTGGCACGGCAGGCGGGGGCGAGCGCCGAGGCCAGCAACACCGAATTGGCGGCCACGTTGCGGACGTTACTGCGCCAGGGCAAGTTGGACGACGAAATGGTCGAATTGCCGACTGCCGCCCCGAGCGGGATGCCGCCGCAAGTCGAAGTCTTAACTCCGGGCGGCTTTGAAGACATGGGATTGCAGTTGAAAGAGATGTTCTCTCAGTTCATGCCGCAAGGCCGGAAACCCCGGCGCGTGCAGGTGCCGGAGGCGCTGCGCATGCTGACGGAAGACGAAGCGGGCAAGTTAATCGACATGGATGGCGTGCGCCAGCGCGCGGTGGAACTCACCGAGCAACAAGGCATCATCTTCCTCGACGAGATCGACAAGATCGCCAACGCCGGCCAACGGTCGGGCGGTCCCGACGTCTCGCGCGAAGGGGTGCAACGAGATATCCTCCCGATCGTGGAAGGGTCTACAGTGATGACCAAACACGGAATTGTGCGCACTGATCACATCCTGTTTGTCGCGGCCGGCGCGTTCCATGTCTCGAAGCCGTCCGACTTGATCCCGGAGTTACAAGGACGTTTTCCGATTCGTGTCGAACTGTTGGCGCTCACGCGCAGCGACTTCTCGCGGATCCTGTCCGAACCGGAAAATTCGCTGGTCAGACAATATGAGGCGTTGCTCGCGACCGAAGGCGTGCGGCTCCACTTTGCACCGGATGGCCTCGATGCCATTTGCGACATTGCGGTGTTGATCAATGAACAGACGGAAAATATCGGGGCGCGACGCCTTCACACCGTGATGGAACGGGTTTTGGAAGAGATTTCATTTGTCGCACCGGAGCGAGGTGGGCAGGAATTTATCGTCGATCGGAAATACGTCGAAACGCGGCTTGCCGAAGTCGTGAAAAATCGCGACTTGTCGCGGTATGTGTTGTGA
- the hslV gene encoding ATP-dependent protease subunit HslV: protein MQIRSTTILCVRRDGRVAMGGDGQVSIGNTVVKQKARKIRRLYQDKVLAGFAGASADAFTLFERFEQKLDEYRGNLMRAAVELAKEWRMDKALRRLEALLLVADAQHTLIVSGTGDVIEPDDGQTAIGSGGNFALAAARGLVQHSTLSAEKIVHEGLTIAADICVFTNREFSVEVL, encoded by the coding sequence ATGCAAATCCGTTCGACGACGATTCTGTGTGTGCGGCGTGACGGGCGAGTCGCGATGGGAGGCGACGGCCAAGTCAGCATTGGCAACACGGTCGTGAAGCAGAAGGCGCGCAAGATTCGGCGCCTCTACCAAGACAAGGTCCTGGCCGGATTCGCCGGCGCGAGCGCCGATGCGTTTACGCTCTTCGAACGGTTCGAACAAAAACTGGATGAATATCGGGGCAACCTGATGCGGGCGGCGGTGGAATTGGCCAAGGAATGGCGGATGGACAAGGCGCTGCGCCGCTTGGAGGCATTGCTCTTAGTGGCCGATGCGCAACACACGTTGATTGTTTCCGGAACCGGCGACGTGATCGAGCCCGACGATGGTCAGACCGCGATCGGATCGGGCGGCAACTTCGCGTTGGCCGCAGCGCGAGGGCTGGTCCAGCACAGCACGCTCAGCGCGGAAAAGATCGTCCATGAAGGCCTGACGATCGCTGCGGACATCTGCGTGTTCACTAATCGCGAATTTTCCGTGGAGGTCTTGTGA
- the xerC gene encoding tyrosine recombinase XerC: MFDLLEIYAHYLQKERESSPHTLKNYLADLRHFFDFFFEQQPAVPRQGTGMLPLITADVVRNYIGGLLGKHHPASVARKLASLRSFFAFWVRQGALTANPAKEVATPKIPKRLPRFLSIDETEQLLKMPSGTDLLSIRDKAAMELIYAAGLRVSELVGLNIADVDVAEKRIRVLGKGKKERILPVGNQALKALDLYLGQRSSVVAKASEKALFVNRRGGRLTTRSVERMIRKYLRDANINKPVTPHVLRHTFATHLLNQGADLRGIQELLGHASLSTTQKYTHISIDKLMEVYDKSHPKA, translated from the coding sequence ATGTTCGACCTCCTTGAGATCTACGCGCATTATCTCCAGAAGGAGCGGGAGTCCTCGCCGCACACCTTGAAAAATTATCTGGCGGACTTGCGGCATTTCTTCGACTTCTTTTTCGAACAACAGCCGGCCGTGCCTCGGCAGGGCACGGGCATGCTGCCGCTCATCACCGCCGATGTGGTGCGGAATTACATCGGGGGGCTGCTCGGCAAGCACCATCCGGCGTCGGTGGCGCGGAAATTGGCTTCACTGCGTAGCTTTTTTGCTTTTTGGGTCCGCCAGGGGGCGTTGACCGCCAATCCAGCGAAAGAAGTCGCGACCCCGAAGATCCCGAAACGCCTCCCCCGTTTCTTGAGCATCGACGAGACCGAACAACTGCTCAAAATGCCGAGCGGGACCGACTTGTTGTCGATCCGCGACAAGGCCGCGATGGAATTGATTTATGCCGCCGGATTGCGCGTCAGCGAGTTGGTCGGACTGAACATCGCGGATGTCGACGTCGCCGAGAAACGGATCCGCGTGCTGGGGAAGGGAAAGAAGGAACGCATCCTTCCCGTCGGCAATCAGGCATTGAAGGCCCTCGATTTGTATCTCGGCCAGCGCTCCTCCGTGGTCGCAAAGGCGTCCGAAAAGGCGTTGTTTGTGAATCGGCGCGGCGGGCGGCTCACCACGCGGAGCGTCGAGCGGATGATTCGGAAATATCTCCGCGACGCCAACATTAATAAGCCGGTGACGCCGCACGTGTTGCGCCACACCTTCGCGACCCACTTACTGAATCAAGGCGCCGACCTGCGCGGCATCCAAGAACTGCTCGGCCACGCCAGTCTCTCCACGACGCAGAAATACACCCACATCTCGATCGATAAGTTGATGGAAGTGTACGACAAGTCCCACCCCAAAGCTTAA
- the trmFO gene encoding methylenetetrahydrofolate--tRNA-(uracil(54)-C(5))-methyltransferase (FADH(2)-oxidizing) TrmFO gives MKAAIVIGAGLAGSEAAYALAEAGWAVTLYEMRPGVRTPAHQTGNFAELVCSNSFRSDDPENTVGCLKEEMRALGSLTMAVAAEVAVPAGSGLAVDREAFALLVTQRVRAHPQITVRHEEVQNLTQLGVKWDAAAPHAPLIVATGPLTAAALAAEIQQQTHAHDLFFYDSMAPLVATESIDQTKTFRASRYGKGAGNEYINIPLDRAQYETFVMALVHAEKVPPRNFEDPKYFEGCLPVEVMAERGIDTLRHGPMKPMGLRDPQTGKTPYAAVQLRQDNQAGTIYNIVGFQTRMTWTEQRRLFRTLPGLEQAEFLRLGAMHRNTYLNAPKLLNDALALRQAEEEHSPPHPARAARASLSPGGRGRSRNGLMGAIHFAGQIVGVEGYVESAAMGLYVGLRVAGKLQRPPPETTACGSLIRHVTQGNPSCYEPMNANWGLTPPLPAATPYRSRKAAYLARARSDFAAWMKESAVSPDNSIALLAGICQ, from the coding sequence ATGAAAGCTGCTATTGTGATCGGTGCCGGGTTGGCCGGATCCGAGGCCGCATATGCGTTGGCGGAAGCGGGATGGGCCGTGACGCTGTATGAAATGCGTCCCGGAGTCCGCACGCCGGCGCACCAAACTGGAAATTTTGCCGAACTCGTTTGCAGCAATTCGTTTCGCTCCGACGATCCGGAAAACACGGTGGGGTGCCTGAAAGAAGAAATGCGGGCGCTCGGTTCACTGACGATGGCCGTCGCGGCGGAGGTGGCCGTGCCCGCCGGATCCGGGCTGGCGGTCGATCGCGAGGCCTTCGCGTTGCTGGTGACGCAGCGCGTGCGGGCCCATCCGCAAATCACGGTGCGGCACGAAGAGGTGCAGAACCTCACGCAGCTTGGCGTGAAGTGGGATGCGGCTGCACCGCACGCCCCGCTCATTGTGGCGACTGGCCCGCTGACGGCGGCGGCGCTCGCCGCGGAAATTCAGCAACAGACGCACGCGCATGACCTCTTTTTTTACGACAGCATGGCGCCGCTCGTCGCGACGGAATCGATCGATCAGACCAAGACGTTCCGCGCCAGCCGCTACGGCAAAGGCGCGGGCAATGAATATATCAATATCCCGCTCGATCGAGCGCAATACGAGACGTTCGTGATGGCGTTGGTGCACGCGGAGAAAGTGCCGCCGCGCAATTTTGAAGATCCGAAATATTTCGAAGGCTGCCTGCCGGTCGAGGTGATGGCCGAACGCGGCATCGATACGCTGCGGCATGGGCCGATGAAACCGATGGGATTGCGCGATCCGCAGACCGGGAAGACCCCGTATGCGGCCGTGCAGTTGCGGCAGGATAATCAGGCGGGGACGATCTATAACATCGTCGGCTTCCAGACCCGAATGACCTGGACCGAGCAGCGGCGCTTGTTCCGTACCCTGCCGGGCCTGGAACAGGCGGAATTCCTGCGGCTGGGGGCGATGCATCGCAATACCTATCTGAATGCGCCGAAGCTCTTAAACGATGCGCTGGCACTCCGGCAAGCGGAGGAGGAACATTCTCCCCCTCACCCCGCCCGCGCGGCGCGGGCTTCCCTCTCCCCAGGAGGGAGAGGGAGATCAAGGAATGGGTTGATGGGGGCGATCCATTTCGCCGGGCAGATTGTCGGGGTCGAGGGCTATGTCGAATCCGCAGCGATGGGGCTCTACGTGGGGTTACGGGTCGCAGGCAAGCTCCAGCGGCCGCCTCCGGAGACCACGGCCTGTGGAAGCCTGATCCGACATGTGACCCAGGGAAACCCGAGTTGTTATGAGCCGATGAACGCAAACTGGGGCTTGACACCGCCGTTGCCTGCCGCCACTCCGTACCGCAGTCGGAAGGCCGCTTATCTGGCCCGCGCCAGGAGCGACTTTGCGGCTTGGATGAAAGAATCAGCTGTTTCGCCGGATAATTCTATTGCTCTTCTTGCGGGAATTTGCCAGTAA